Proteins from a genomic interval of Bradyrhizobium sp. CCBAU 53340:
- a CDS encoding M23 family metallopeptidase, with product MSKSSAQYSQYPQHHPHDHGRAYQRRAAPVAAAAIPLPDTDDAYTIQHHGKQVRLGPVVFWIVVGTVVLLGLWSAATATYFAFRDDVLTRLIARQAEMQYAYEDRIAELRAKVDRATSRQLLDQEQFDQKLDQIMKRQTALESRATALGAMPDVTGSIPRSTPQRGDSAQTTQGTPKPSPISDTVIFVAPPDREARLESRAPAATSAPVNQFAKNQGFDNVLVRLTTSLDQVERRQVAALNAVEEGMDSRMRRMRGVVSDLGLNLASLEAAVPRAPMGGPFVPVKLTANAGPFEKQLYRINVTRAEMDRLNRTLAQVPYRKPVVGEVEFTSGFGVRSDPFLGRPAMHTGLDFRAATGDPARVTANGKVVSAGWSGGYGRMVEVDHGNGLSTRYGHLSEINVKVGEIVRIGQVIGLVGSTGRSTGPHLHYETRIDGEAVDPQKFLRAGVRLSAG from the coding sequence ATGTCGAAAAGTTCTGCCCAATATTCGCAGTACCCCCAGCATCATCCCCACGACCACGGACGGGCCTACCAGCGTCGTGCCGCCCCTGTCGCGGCAGCCGCCATTCCCCTCCCCGACACCGACGACGCCTACACCATCCAGCATCACGGCAAGCAGGTTCGCCTCGGGCCGGTGGTGTTCTGGATCGTGGTCGGCACCGTGGTCCTGCTCGGGCTGTGGTCGGCGGCGACCGCCACCTATTTCGCCTTCCGCGACGACGTGCTGACCCGGCTGATCGCCCGCCAGGCCGAGATGCAATACGCCTATGAAGATCGTATCGCCGAGCTCCGCGCCAAGGTCGACCGCGCCACCAGCCGGCAGCTGCTCGACCAGGAGCAGTTCGATCAGAAGCTCGACCAGATCATGAAGCGCCAGACGGCGCTGGAATCCCGGGCCACGGCGCTTGGCGCCATGCCCGACGTGACCGGATCAATCCCGCGCTCGACGCCGCAGCGCGGCGATTCGGCACAGACGACGCAGGGCACGCCCAAGCCATCGCCGATCAGCGACACCGTCATTTTCGTGGCGCCGCCTGACCGCGAAGCACGGCTCGAATCCCGCGCCCCGGCCGCGACCAGCGCGCCGGTCAATCAATTCGCCAAGAACCAGGGTTTTGACAACGTCCTGGTTCGGCTCACGACCTCGCTCGATCAGGTTGAGCGCCGCCAGGTCGCGGCGCTCAACGCCGTCGAGGAAGGCATGGATTCGCGGATGCGGCGCATGCGCGGCGTCGTCAGCGACCTCGGCCTGAACCTCGCCAGTCTCGAGGCCGCCGTGCCGCGCGCCCCGATGGGCGGCCCGTTCGTACCGGTGAAACTCACTGCGAACGCGGGTCCCTTCGAGAAGCAGCTCTATCGTATCAATGTCACGCGCGCCGAAATGGACCGACTCAATCGCACGCTGGCGCAAGTGCCCTATCGCAAGCCTGTCGTCGGCGAAGTCGAGTTCACCTCGGGCTTCGGCGTGCGCAGCGATCCCTTCCTCGGCCGGCCTGCGATGCATACCGGCCTCGACTTCCGCGCCGCGACCGGCGATCCCGCCCGCGTCACGGCCAACGGCAAGGTGGTTTCGGCCGGCTGGTCCGGTGGTTACGGCCGCATGGTCGAGGTCGATCACGGCAATGGTCTATCGACCCGCTACGGTCATCTCTCCGAGATCAATGTGAAGGTCGGCGAGATCGTGAGGATCGGCCAGGTCATCGGCCTCGTCGGCTCGACCGGCCGCTCGACCGGCCCGCATCTGCACTATGAAACCCGCATCGACGGGGAAGCCGTCGACCCGCAGAAATTCTTGCGCGCCGGCGTACGGCTGAGCGCGGGCTGA
- a CDS encoding ABC transporter substrate-binding protein, whose translation MPGRCENLAALAMLAVAVLAATPVVAQKKYDPGASDTEIKIGNIMPYSGPASSYGVIGRTEAAFFKMVNDQGGINGRKINFVSYDDAYSPPKAIEQARKLVESDEVLLIFQALGTPSNSAIMKYMNAKKVPQLFVASGGTKFGDPKNFPWTMGFQPNYQSEGRIYAKYIRDHFPNGKIAVFWQNDDAGKDQFKGLKDGLGDKADMIIADKSYEVSDPSIDSQIVALHDSGADIFFSWAAPKGSAQAIRKVGELGWKPKFFLANTATSIASVLKPAGLDYSKDIISTAYLKDPTDPTWDKDPAVIAWRAFMDKYYPDGDKTNANNLYGYVEAEAMAQVLKQCGDNLTRENVMKQAANLKDFHTDLMLPGIMVNTSPDDYFPIEQMQLMRFNGQVWELFGDVITGEVGHEHGQ comes from the coding sequence ATGCCGGGTCGTTGCGAAAACCTTGCTGCCCTCGCCATGCTTGCCGTCGCCGTACTCGCCGCGACACCGGTCGTGGCGCAGAAGAAATACGACCCCGGCGCCAGCGACACCGAAATCAAGATCGGCAACATCATGCCCTATAGCGGGCCGGCGTCGTCCTATGGCGTGATCGGCAGGACCGAGGCCGCGTTCTTCAAGATGGTCAACGATCAGGGCGGCATCAATGGCCGCAAGATCAATTTCGTCAGCTATGACGATGCCTATTCGCCGCCGAAGGCGATCGAGCAGGCGCGCAAGCTGGTCGAGAGCGACGAGGTGCTGTTGATCTTCCAGGCGCTCGGCACACCCTCGAACTCGGCGATCATGAAATACATGAACGCCAAGAAGGTGCCGCAGCTCTTCGTCGCCTCCGGAGGCACCAAGTTCGGCGATCCCAAGAACTTTCCCTGGACCATGGGATTCCAGCCGAACTACCAGAGCGAAGGGCGGATCTACGCAAAATACATCCGCGATCATTTTCCGAACGGCAAGATTGCCGTGTTCTGGCAGAACGACGACGCCGGCAAGGATCAGTTCAAGGGTTTGAAGGACGGCCTCGGCGACAAGGCTGACATGATCATCGCCGACAAATCCTACGAAGTCAGCGATCCCTCGATCGACTCGCAGATCGTCGCCCTGCACGATTCCGGCGCCGATATCTTCTTCTCATGGGCCGCGCCCAAAGGCTCGGCGCAAGCGATCCGCAAAGTGGGCGAGCTCGGCTGGAAGCCCAAATTTTTCCTGGCGAACACCGCAACGTCGATTGCCTCGGTGCTCAAGCCTGCGGGGCTCGACTATTCCAAGGACATCATCTCGACCGCTTATTTGAAGGATCCGACCGACCCGACCTGGGACAAGGATCCGGCGGTGATCGCGTGGCGCGCGTTCATGGACAAATATTATCCCGACGGCGACAAGACGAATGCCAATAATCTCTACGGCTACGTGGAGGCCGAAGCGATGGCACAGGTGCTGAAGCAGTGCGGCGACAATCTCACGCGCGAGAACGTCATGAAGCAGGCGGCAAACCTGAAGGATTTCCACACCGACCTGATGCTGCCCGGCATCATGGTCAATACCTCACCCGATGACTATTTCCCGATCGAGCAGATGCAGCTGATGCGCTTCAACGGGCAGGTCTGGGAGCTGTTCGGCGACGTCATTACCGGAGAGGTCGGCCACGAGCATGGCCAATAG
- a CDS encoding DMT family transporter produces MPLNDKRIDARDWSLLALLSILWGGSFFFNGAALRELPPLTLVFLRVVLGAAMLLPLLRMQGISFPKGVAGWTPFLAIGLLNNVIPFSLIVIGQTFIPSGLASILNATTPLFTVLVMAASGEEALQARRVAGVALGLAGVVILRGWGIEARTGQGIGILLCLGGALSYGFAALAARRLLKDSPPLGTATFQLSASTVMMAIVAATVEQPWRHPLPGLATWLAVLGLAAFSTALAYIVFFQIIRRSGATNVMLVTLLIPVTAILLGWLVLGEPISLREIAGAIVIGSALIVIDGRALRMLQRAR; encoded by the coding sequence ATGCCCCTGAACGATAAACGGATCGACGCGCGAGACTGGTCGCTGCTCGCATTGCTGTCGATCCTTTGGGGCGGCTCGTTCTTCTTCAACGGCGCTGCGCTCCGCGAGTTGCCACCGCTGACGCTGGTGTTCCTGCGCGTGGTCCTCGGCGCGGCCATGCTGTTGCCGCTGCTGCGCATGCAGGGGATCAGCTTTCCCAAGGGCGTCGCCGGCTGGACGCCGTTCCTTGCGATCGGACTGCTCAACAACGTCATTCCGTTCTCGCTGATCGTGATCGGCCAGACCTTCATCCCGAGCGGACTGGCGTCGATCCTGAATGCGACCACGCCGCTGTTCACGGTCCTGGTAATGGCCGCCTCGGGCGAAGAGGCGTTGCAGGCGCGGCGGGTGGCTGGCGTGGCGCTGGGTCTCGCGGGCGTGGTCATTTTGCGGGGCTGGGGGATCGAGGCGCGGACCGGGCAGGGGATCGGCATCCTGCTCTGTCTCGGGGGCGCGCTCAGCTATGGCTTTGCGGCGCTCGCGGCGCGACGGCTCCTGAAAGACTCCCCGCCGCTCGGGACGGCGACGTTTCAACTCTCGGCATCGACGGTGATGATGGCAATCGTCGCCGCCACGGTCGAGCAGCCGTGGCGACACCCGCTGCCGGGCCTAGCGACCTGGCTTGCCGTGCTCGGCCTTGCTGCGTTCTCGACCGCGCTCGCCTACATCGTGTTCTTTCAGATCATACGACGCTCCGGCGCGACCAACGTGATGCTGGTGACGCTTCTCATTCCGGTGACCGCGATCCTGCTGGGATGGCTGGTGCTGGGTGAGCCGATCTCCTTGCGTGAGATCGCCGGTGCGATCGTCATCGGCAGCGCGTTGATCGTGATCGACGGACGCGCTCTGAGAATGTTGCAGCGCGCTCGATAA
- a CDS encoding DMT family transporter, which translates to MGQPRSERGLGIALVAAAAIAWSTAPFFTRLLPFDPWTILFWRGLFGGSLISAILVLMQGRGALGQLVVPGRGGLLVASLSAIGMISFIPALQMTKVMNVAVLIATQPFVAAALAWLWLGEAATRRTLIASLVAFAGVAITVGGIQAGADVGGVALSCLMVLAISAMTVVVRRHRETSMVAAAALSNFIGSLVSLPLAHDIAHVGGHNLTILAMFGCLQVALGLTFYMLGSRLLPSGQASLIATLETPLMAFWIWVAFREVPAVHALVGGALVIGAVIADIAGTAQKREEV; encoded by the coding sequence ATGGGGCAGCCTCGATCGGAACGCGGTCTCGGCATTGCCCTCGTTGCTGCGGCGGCGATTGCCTGGAGCACGGCGCCGTTCTTCACGCGGCTGTTGCCGTTCGATCCCTGGACCATCCTGTTCTGGCGCGGCCTGTTCGGCGGCAGCCTGATCTCGGCGATTCTCGTCCTGATGCAGGGGCGCGGCGCGCTCGGGCAATTGGTGGTGCCGGGACGCGGCGGTTTGCTCGTCGCCTCTCTGTCCGCCATCGGCATGATCTCGTTCATCCCCGCGCTGCAGATGACCAAGGTGATGAACGTCGCGGTGCTGATCGCAACCCAGCCGTTCGTTGCGGCGGCATTGGCATGGCTGTGGCTCGGCGAAGCCGCGACACGGCGCACGCTGATCGCGAGCCTCGTTGCGTTTGCCGGCGTGGCCATCACCGTCGGCGGCATCCAGGCCGGCGCCGATGTCGGCGGCGTGGCGTTGAGCTGTCTCATGGTGCTCGCCATATCGGCCATGACGGTCGTGGTTCGGCGCCATCGCGAGACGTCGATGGTGGCGGCGGCTGCGCTCTCGAATTTCATCGGCAGCCTCGTCAGCCTGCCGCTCGCCCACGACATCGCCCATGTCGGCGGCCACAACCTCACGATCCTCGCGATGTTCGGCTGTCTCCAGGTCGCGCTCGGCCTGACCTTCTATATGCTCGGCTCGCGCCTGTTGCCGTCAGGGCAGGCATCGCTGATCGCCACGCTGGAGACGCCGTTGATGGCGTTCTGGATCTGGGTCGCTTTCCGCGAGGTGCCGGCCGTGCATGCGCTTGTTGGCGGGGCGCTGGTGATCGGGGCGGTGATCGCCGATATCGCTGGGACCGCGCAGAAGCGCGAAGAAGTCTGA
- a CDS encoding NAD(P)-dependent oxidoreductase: protein MPRVAFIGLGRMGHGMAGRYLDAGFTVTLWNRSKAKAEDLIARGAKWATSPEDAAIDADAVVAMVADDEASRAVWLGPKGAAKAMKSGTIAIECSTVSYDHAREMGREMNARGLIYVDCPVTGAPDAAASGKLTLLVGADAADLDRVRPYLEPIGATIRHFGAVGAGTVYKLINNLLGAIQIAGLAEGLAIAEQAGLDMKLVLESIQAGVAASPQVQRHSKRMVARDFSHATFTTALRHKDAAYAVRLAESLLADKPLVAHAAVESYARATAAMPDEDEGRMIELVSRPRKPS from the coding sequence ATGCCCCGCGTCGCCTTCATCGGATTGGGGCGGATGGGCCACGGCATGGCCGGCCGCTATCTCGATGCCGGCTTCACGGTGACGCTGTGGAATCGCAGCAAGGCCAAGGCGGAAGATCTGATCGCGCGCGGCGCGAAGTGGGCGACGTCGCCTGAGGATGCCGCGATCGATGCCGACGCGGTCGTGGCCATGGTCGCCGATGACGAGGCCTCGCGCGCGGTCTGGCTCGGGCCCAAGGGCGCGGCCAAGGCGATGAAATCAGGCACCATCGCGATCGAGTGCTCCACCGTCTCCTATGATCACGCCCGCGAGATGGGCCGCGAGATGAACGCGCGTGGCCTGATCTATGTCGATTGCCCCGTGACGGGTGCGCCGGATGCGGCTGCAAGCGGAAAGCTGACGCTGCTGGTCGGCGCGGATGCTGCCGACCTCGATCGCGTGCGGCCTTATCTCGAACCGATCGGCGCGACCATCCGCCATTTCGGCGCGGTCGGCGCCGGCACGGTCTACAAGCTCATCAACAATCTCCTGGGCGCGATCCAGATCGCGGGCCTCGCCGAAGGGCTCGCGATCGCCGAGCAGGCCGGGCTCGACATGAAGCTGGTGCTGGAGTCGATCCAGGCGGGTGTTGCCGCCAGCCCCCAGGTCCAGCGTCATTCCAAGCGCATGGTGGCGCGCGACTTCAGCCACGCGACCTTCACGACGGCGTTGCGGCACAAGGATGCGGCCTATGCCGTCAGGCTCGCCGAGAGCCTGCTGGCCGATAAGCCGCTGGTCGCGCACGCCGCGGTCGAGTCCTACGCGCGGGCGACGGCGGCGATGCCGGACGAGGACGAAGGCAGGATGATCGAGCTGGTGTCGCGGCCGAGAAAGCCGTCTTAA
- the prfB gene encoding peptide chain release factor 2 (programmed frameshift) codes for MRAEIERLVEEIKQSVGLLRRHLDVEKSTARLAELNKLAEDPNLWNDPQKAQKLMQERTSLEDSLSGIGKVEQELEDDIGMIELGEAEGDTGVVAEAEAALKNLKKEVARRELEALLSGEADRFDSYLEVHAGAGGTESQDWAQMLLRMYTRWAENHGFKVEYLEESEGEEAGIKSATIQISGHNAYGWLKTEAGVHRLVRISPFDSNARRHTSFSSVQVFPVIDDSIKIDIKESDVRTDTMRSGGAGGQHVNKTESAVRLTHIPTGVAVVCQAGRSQHKNRAQAWDMLRARLYEIELKKREEKAAADQAAKTDIGWGHQIRSYVLQPYQMVKDLRTGVQTSDTSGVLNGELDDFMAATLAQRAFGTTAGDVQDVD; via the exons ATGCGCGCCGAAATCGAACGGTTGGTAGAAGAGATCAAGCAGTCAGTCGGGCTGCTGAGGAGGCATCTT GACGTCGAGAAATCGACGGCGCGCCTCGCTGAGCTGAACAAGCTCGCAGAAGATCCCAACCTCTGGAACGATCCCCAGAAAGCCCAGAAGCTGATGCAGGAGCGCACCTCGCTGGAGGATTCGCTCTCGGGCATCGGCAAGGTCGAGCAGGAGCTCGAAGACGACATCGGCATGATCGAACTCGGCGAGGCCGAGGGCGATACCGGTGTCGTGGCCGAGGCTGAAGCCGCGCTCAAGAACCTCAAGAAGGAAGTGGCGCGGCGCGAGCTCGAGGCGCTGTTGTCGGGCGAGGCCGACCGCTTCGATTCCTATCTCGAGGTCCATGCCGGCGCCGGCGGCACCGAGAGCCAGGATTGGGCGCAGATGCTGCTGCGCATGTACACGCGCTGGGCCGAAAATCACGGCTTCAAGGTCGAATACCTCGAAGAGTCCGAGGGCGAAGAGGCCGGCATCAAATCGGCGACCATCCAGATCTCCGGCCACAATGCCTATGGCTGGCTGAAGACGGAGGCCGGCGTGCATCGTCTCGTTCGCATCTCGCCGTTCGATTCCAACGCGCGGCGGCACACCTCGTTCTCGAGCGTGCAGGTCTTCCCCGTCATCGACGACAGCATCAAGATCGACATCAAGGAATCCGACGTCCGTACCGACACCATGCGCTCGGGCGGCGCCGGCGGCCAGCACGTCAACAAGACCGAATCCGCGGTGCGCCTGACGCATATCCCGACCGGCGTCGCGGTGGTCTGTCAGGCCGGCCGTTCCCAGCACAAGAACCGGGCGCAGGCCTGGGACATGCTGCGCGCGCGCCTGTACGAGATCGAGCTGAAGAAGCGCGAGGAGAAGGCTGCCGCTGACCAGGCCGCCAAGACCGATATCGGCTGGGGTCACCAGATCCGCTCCTATGTGCTGCAGCCCTACCAGATGGTGAAGGATTTGCGCACGGGCGTGCAGACCTCCGACACCTCCGGTGTGCTCAACGGCGAGCTCGACGACTTCATGGCCGCGACCCTGGCGCAGCGCGCCTTCGGGACCACCGCCGGCGATGTCCAGGACGTGGACTGA
- a CDS encoding penicillin-binding protein 1A, whose amino-acid sequence MRLLVRFMGFLFAAGTVVFLVGVGAVAGLIWHFSKDLPDYSQLQDYEPPVMTRVHAVDGSLLGEYAKERRLYLPIQAVPKLVINAFLAAEDKNFYEHGGIDYTGMARAGLLYLQNYGSNRRPQGASTITQQVAKNFLLTNEVSFSRKIKEALLAMRIEKTYSKDKILELYLNEIYLGLGAYGIAAASLVYFDKSVNELTVAEASYLAALPKMPATLHPVRNRDRAIERRNYVIDRLQENGWIKQADADKARKEPLVVTSRSNGAHTFAGEYFAEEVRRDIFERYGEKKLYEGGLSVRTTLDPKIQVMARKTMVTGLVNYDEQQGYRGAISKLDISGDWGVKLAEIKSLSDISPWRMAVVLETSDQSARIGFQPNRELGGAVSKQRETGLVTLDGVRWARATQGNAKGKTPTSVAQVLQPGDVIYADPLYTKEGQPVEGQYRLRQIPEVSGAMVVMDPWTGRVLAMVGGFSFDQSQFNRATQAYRQPGSSFKPIVYSAALDNGYTPSTVVLDAPIEIDQGQGAGVWRPENFSANKYQGPVTLRNALRQSLNTVTVRLAQDIGMPLIGEYARRFGVYDELPNYLSYALGAGETTAMRMVTAYSMIANGGRRVKPTLIDRIQDRYGHTIFKHDQRECRGCDAPGGWKNQPEPQLIDRREQVLDSMTAYQITELMEGVVQAGTATVVREVGKPIAGKTGTTNEAKDAWFVGFSPDIAVAIYMGYDKPRPLGKGNAATGGHLAAPIARDFLKLALADKPAVPFKVPAGIKLIRVVAKTGMRAGPGETGGTILEAFKPGTAPPDNYSVIGVADADGRGGVPASQQQQPDSGFFMRPGTGGLY is encoded by the coding sequence ATGCGCTTGCTTGTGCGGTTCATGGGCTTCCTGTTCGCCGCGGGAACGGTGGTGTTCCTTGTCGGTGTCGGTGCCGTGGCAGGCCTGATCTGGCATTTCTCCAAGGACTTGCCCGACTACTCTCAGCTTCAGGATTACGAGCCGCCGGTAATGACGCGCGTGCACGCGGTCGACGGCTCGCTGCTCGGCGAATACGCCAAGGAGCGCCGGCTCTATTTGCCGATCCAGGCGGTGCCGAAGCTCGTGATCAACGCCTTCCTCGCCGCCGAAGACAAGAATTTCTACGAGCATGGCGGCATCGACTACACCGGCATGGCGCGCGCGGGTCTGCTTTATCTTCAGAACTACGGCTCCAACCGCCGTCCGCAAGGTGCCTCCACGATCACCCAGCAGGTCGCCAAGAATTTCCTGCTGACCAACGAGGTCTCTTTCTCGCGCAAGATCAAGGAAGCCTTGCTCGCGATGCGCATCGAGAAGACCTATTCGAAGGACAAGATCCTCGAGCTGTATCTGAACGAAATCTATCTCGGCCTCGGCGCCTACGGCATCGCCGCCGCCTCGCTGGTCTATTTCGACAAGTCGGTGAATGAGCTCACCGTGGCGGAGGCTTCCTACCTCGCGGCGCTGCCGAAGATGCCGGCGACGCTGCATCCGGTGCGCAACCGCGATCGCGCCATCGAGCGCCGCAACTACGTGATCGACCGTCTCCAGGAGAACGGCTGGATCAAGCAGGCTGACGCCGACAAGGCGCGCAAGGAGCCGCTGGTCGTCACCAGCCGTTCCAACGGTGCCCACACCTTCGCCGGCGAATATTTCGCCGAGGAAGTCCGCCGCGACATCTTCGAGCGCTACGGCGAGAAGAAGCTGTACGAGGGCGGCCTCTCGGTCCGCACCACGCTCGATCCGAAGATCCAGGTCATGGCCCGCAAGACCATGGTCACCGGTCTCGTGAACTATGACGAGCAGCAGGGCTATCGCGGCGCCATCAGCAAGCTCGATATCTCGGGCGACTGGGGCGTGAAGCTCGCGGAGATCAAGTCGCTCTCCGACATCTCGCCGTGGCGCATGGCGGTGGTGCTGGAAACCAGCGACCAGTCGGCGCGCATCGGCTTCCAGCCGAACCGCGAACTCGGCGGCGCCGTCAGCAAGCAGCGCGAGACCGGTCTCGTGACGCTCGACGGTGTGCGCTGGGCGCGGGCGACGCAGGGCAACGCCAAGGGCAAGACGCCGACCTCGGTGGCGCAGGTGCTGCAGCCCGGCGACGTGATCTATGCCGATCCGCTCTACACCAAGGAGGGGCAGCCGGTCGAAGGTCAGTACCGTCTTCGCCAGATCCCCGAAGTGTCGGGCGCAATGGTGGTGATGGACCCCTGGACCGGCCGCGTGCTCGCGATGGTCGGCGGCTTCTCGTTCGACCAGAGCCAGTTCAACCGCGCCACGCAGGCCTACCGGCAGCCTGGGTCGTCGTTCAAGCCGATCGTCTATTCGGCCGCGCTCGACAACGGCTACACGCCGTCAACCGTCGTGCTCGACGCGCCGATCGAGATCGATCAGGGGCAGGGCGCCGGCGTGTGGCGGCCTGAAAACTTCTCGGCGAACAAATATCAGGGGCCGGTGACGCTGCGGAACGCGCTGCGGCAGTCACTCAATACGGTGACCGTGCGGCTTGCGCAGGACATCGGCATGCCCCTGATCGGCGAATATGCGCGCCGCTTCGGCGTCTATGACGAGCTGCCGAACTATCTCTCCTACGCACTCGGCGCCGGCGAGACGACGGCGATGCGCATGGTCACGGCCTATTCGATGATCGCCAATGGCGGGCGCCGCGTGAAGCCGACCCTGATCGACCGTATCCAGGACCGCTACGGCCACACCATCTTCAAGCACGACCAGCGCGAATGCCGCGGCTGCGATGCGCCCGGCGGCTGGAAGAACCAGCCCGAGCCGCAGCTGATCGACCGCCGCGAGCAGGTGCTGGACTCCATGACCGCCTATCAGATCACCGAGCTGATGGAAGGCGTGGTGCAGGCCGGTACTGCGACCGTGGTGAGGGAGGTCGGCAAGCCGATCGCCGGCAAGACGGGCACGACCAACGAGGCCAAGGATGCCTGGTTCGTCGGCTTCTCGCCTGACATCGCAGTCGCGATCTACATGGGTTACGACAAGCCGCGTCCGCTCGGCAAAGGCAACGCCGCGACCGGCGGCCATCTGGCGGCTCCGATCGCGCGCGACTTCCTCAAACTCGCGCTCGCCGACAAGCCCGCCGTTCCGTTCAAGGTGCCGGCCGGCATCAAGCTGATCCGCGTCGTCGCCAAGACCGGCATGCGCGCCGGCCCCGGCGAGACCGGCGGAACCATTCTGGAAGCCTTCAAGCCGGGCACGGCGCCGCCGGACAATTACTCGGTGATCGGCGTTGCCGACGCCGATGGGCGCGGCGGCGTGCCGGCGTCGCAGCAACAGCAGCCGGATTCCGGCTTCTTCATGCGGCCGGGCACCGGCGGGCTGTACTAA
- a CDS encoding N-acetylmuramoyl-L-alanine amidase: MASRTNQRVLLGFALLCAAVVPCGDSSRLNAAESPSQPSVATANFPVATAARLAGDSKQTRFILDLDQTVSFRTATLADPYRVVVDIPQVNFQLAPGSGAGRGLVKAFRYGLVMPGGSRIVFDLTGPAKIANSYVLEAANGQPARLVLELEEVDRATFVQTPVPENRPELRPAIAALPPAAVSAVPEPAPQKPGTASNGRPVVVIDPGHGGIDNGTQSSGESEKNLVLAFGLALRDRLEKSGKYRVVMTRDDDTFIPLNDRPKVARNLNAALFVSIHADALPKAEGDAQGATIYTLSDKASDAEAQRLADAENRADAIAGFNLAEEPTDVADILIDLTQRETRTFSNRFAHLLMGEMKSTVRMHKHPLKSAGFRVLKAPDVPSVLVEIGYVSNKGDLEHLVSEGWRSKAVGSMAQAIDTFLAKRMATAGAGN, translated from the coding sequence GTGGCGAGCCGCACAAATCAACGGGTTTTGCTGGGGTTTGCGCTGCTGTGCGCCGCGGTAGTGCCGTGCGGCGATTCCTCGCGCCTGAATGCGGCCGAAAGCCCATCGCAACCCTCTGTCGCGACGGCGAATTTCCCGGTCGCCACGGCTGCGCGCCTGGCTGGTGACAGCAAGCAGACCCGCTTCATTCTCGACCTTGACCAGACCGTCAGTTTCCGCACCGCGACGCTCGCCGATCCCTACCGGGTCGTGGTCGACATCCCCCAGGTCAATTTTCAGCTGGCGCCGGGGAGTGGAGCCGGGCGAGGGCTGGTCAAGGCGTTTCGCTATGGGCTCGTGATGCCCGGCGGCTCCCGAATCGTATTCGACCTGACCGGTCCCGCCAAGATCGCCAATTCCTACGTGCTCGAGGCGGCCAATGGTCAGCCGGCCAGGCTGGTGCTCGAACTGGAGGAGGTCGATCGCGCCACCTTCGTGCAGACGCCGGTCCCGGAGAATCGCCCTGAATTGCGGCCGGCCATCGCCGCGCTGCCGCCGGCGGCAGTTTCCGCTGTGCCGGAACCGGCGCCGCAGAAGCCGGGGACCGCTTCCAACGGCCGTCCGGTCGTCGTCATCGATCCCGGCCATGGCGGCATCGACAACGGCACCCAGTCGAGCGGCGAGAGCGAGAAGAACCTGGTGCTCGCCTTTGGCCTCGCGCTGCGCGACCGGCTGGAAAAATCAGGCAAATACCGGGTGGTCATGACGCGGGACGACGACACCTTCATTCCGCTCAATGACCGGCCCAAGGTCGCCCGCAATCTGAACGCTGCGCTGTTCGTGTCGATCCACGCCGACGCGCTGCCGAAGGCCGAGGGCGATGCCCAGGGCGCCACCATCTACACGCTCTCGGACAAGGCCTCGGACGCCGAGGCGCAGCGGCTGGCCGACGCCGAAAACCGCGCCGATGCGATTGCCGGCTTCAATCTGGCGGAAGAGCCGACCGATGTCGCCGACATCCTGATCGATCTCACGCAGCGGGAAACCCGCACCTTTTCAAACCGTTTTGCCCATTTGCTGATGGGCGAAATGAAGTCGACAGTGCGGATGCACAAGCATCCCCTGAAGTCGGCCGGCTTCCGGGTGCTGAAGGCTCCTGACGTTCCGTCGGTCCTGGTCGAGATCGGCTATGTCTCCAACAAGGGCGATCTCGAGCACCTCGTGTCCGAGGGCTGGCGCTCCAAGGCAGTCGGCTCGATGGCCCAGGCAATCGATACCTTCCTGGCCAAGCGGATGGCGACGGCAGGCGCCGGGAATTAA